DNA sequence from the Brevundimonas sp. NIBR10 genome:
AGCGATAGGCGACGTCGATGGTGATGCCCTGTTCCCGCTCGGCGGCCAGGCCGTCGACCAGCAGGGCGAAATCGATGGCCGACCCCTGGGTGCCGACCCTTTTGGAGTCCGCCTCCAGCTGGGCCAGTTGGTCCTCGAAGATCATTTTCGAGTCGTACAGCAGCCGCCCGATCAGGGTGGACTTGCCGTCGTCGACCGAGCCGCAGGTGATGAACCGCAGCAGGGACTTGTTCTGGTGCGCCGTCAGATAGGCGTCGATGTCGGCGGCGATCAGATCCGAGGGTCTGTATACGGACGGTGCGGTGTCGAGGGCCATCAGAAATAGCCCTCCTGCTTCTTCTTCTCCATCGATGCGGCCTGGTCGTGGTCGATGGCCCGGCCCTGACGTTCCGACGTCGTGGTCAGCAGCATCTCCTGAATGATGGCGGGCAGGGTATCGGCGGTGCTCTCGACCGCCCCCGTCAGGGGATAGCAGCCGAGCGTCCTGAACCGCACCGACCGCAGTTCCGGCGTCTCGCCAGGCCACAGCGGCATCCGGTCGTCATCGACTATGATCAGCATCCCGTCCCGCTCCACCACCGGACGGCGCGCAGCGTAGTAGAGGGGGACGATCGGGATGTTTTCCAGGTGGATGTATTGCCAGACGTCCAGCTCGGTCCAGTTGGAGATGGGGAAGACGCGGATGCTCTCGCCGGGGTTCTTGCGGGCGTTATACAGTTTCCACAGCTCGGGCCGCTGGGCCTTGGGGTCCCAGCGGTGCTGGGCCGAGCGGAAGGAAAAGATGCGTTCCTTGGCGCGCGACTTCTCCTCGTCGCGCCGGGCCCCGCCGAAGGCCGCGTCGAAACCGTAGAGGTCCAGCGCCTGTTTCAGTCCCTCGGTCTTCCACAGGTCGGTGTGCATGGCCGAGCCATGGTCGAACGGGTTGATGTTGCGGGCGACGGCATCGGGGTTCCTGTGGACCAGAAGCTCCATGCCGTAGCGGGCCGCCGAGGCCTCCCGCATCGCGTACATGTCCCGGAATTTCCACGTCGTATCGACGTGCAGCAGGGGAAAGGGCGGCGGCGCGGGATAGAAGGCCTTGGCCGCCAGATGCAGCATCACGGCCGAATCCTTGCCGATCGAATACAGCATCACCGGCCGCTCCGCCTCGGCGACGACCTCGCGCAGGATATGGAGGCTCTCGGCCTCCAGCCGCTGAAGATGGGTCAGGCTGGGCACGGCGGGTTCTCGGCAAGCGGCTACGGGCCGCGACATAGTCATGACACGGCCGAGGGCAGCCACGAAATCTGCTCAAGAGGGGAGATAGCGGGGCTTATCGCCTGCGCCTCACCCCCAACAACCCCAGCCACCCCCCGCTCGTCAGCAGGGCCACGTCCAGCAACGCAAGCGCCAGCGGCGTGGCTGCAGGCGCGGCGATGAAGCGGGGGCGCCAGTCGGGGAAGAATTTGGACTTGTAGGCGCGCAGGCCCTGAAAGCCGTACAGGGCGCCGCCCTCCTCGAAGACCAGGGCGCCGACCCGGCCGAACACCGGGGCCCCGCGACGGTCCTCCAGCCCGGCCAGGGGGGCCATGCCGAGGTCGAAGGCCGCGTAGCCTTCCGCCCCCGCCCACTGGATGGCGCGGATGAACAGATAGTCCATGATCCCCGGCGGGGCATCGGGCACATGGCGCATCAGGTCGATCGCGACCTCCCTCGCCTCCCCTGCACCCGGCAACAGGTTGGCGAAGGCGACGATGCGGCTGCTCTGCTCGACCGTCTGGCGCACGACGGCGAGCGGGGTCAGGTCGAGATAGTCGGGGTCGAACCGGCCCAGCGAGAAGGCCTTTTCCTCGCCGTTGTGCTCGGCCAGCCAGGCGTCCGAGACGGCGCGGAGCTCCTCCCCAATCCCCGACGCCGATCCGGGCGGCAGGACGGCGAACGACGCCCCCTCGCGCTCGGCGCGGTTGACGGCGGTCCTCAGGTTCTGGCGCGGCTTGCCCTCCAGGGTGAAGGCGGCGACCTCGACCACGGCGGTCTCGCCGACCTTGCGCACCGCCAGACCCATGGTCGCCAGATCGGCGAGCAACCCCTCGCCCACCGAATAGAAGACCGGGGCCCCACCATAGCTGTCGGCCAGTTCGGCGAAGGCCCAGAGCAGGTCCAGTCGCTCGGATTTCAGCCCCGCCGGCTCGCCCATGGCGATCCAGCGCCGCCCGCGCACGCGGTAGCTGAGGAAGCTGCGGCCGGAGGGGCTGAACAACAGGGCCTTGTCGCCCAGCGCCGCCAGCCAGGCTTCCGGCGCGGCCCTATGGAGCGGAGACTGGGCCGCCTCGGCCAGGGCGGTCAGGGCGCGGGCCCGATCCTGGGCATCAGGCAGCCTACGACGGCCCGATCCGGGTGCGGCCAGAAGCGACACCGCCGCGATCAGCAGGGTGAGGATCGACAGCACGGCCGCCGCGCGCAGAAAGCCCGAGGCTTCGCTGTCGCTCAGAAAGGTCCACCAGAGTTCGTCGGTATAGGCCACGTCGCGATAGGCGAAGAAGCCCAGCCAGACCATGGCGACCACCGCCGTGACGACCAGCAGCAGCCAGCCGGGGCGCAGAGGCTCCACCAGGCGCGACCGCCGGTCGAACGCCGGCTTGCACGGCGTCAACAAGGCGGCCACGGCCACGAGTTGTAGCGCCTCTTCCCAGTTCAGGCCCTTGAGCATGGTGAAGACCGCGCCCGCCAGCATGGCTCCTAGCGCCAGCCAGTAGGCTCCCCGCCGCCTGCGCCACAGACCGGCGGCCAGCAGCAGCAGAAGGAAGCCGATCACGCTGGCCGCGAAATGGGAGATGTCGATCAGGAAGGGCGAAAAGGTCTCGCGAACGATCGACAGTCGGTTCGAAAAGGCCGGCGTCACTGCCGATATCAGGGTCAGGGCACCGGCGCCGAACACCACCACGCCGAAGGCCTGGGGCGAGGCCTCGCGCCCCAGGGCGAGCAGGCGGATCAGGATACCGGGGCGACGACGGGGCGAACTCATGGCGGTCTGATAGCGGGATTTGGCCAACCGTGGCGCCCCCAAGGTCATTCCGGGGCGGGTGAAACATTCCGAAATGGAGGGTGTTTGTCTGGCTGCGGCGCACCTCTGCCGCGCAACCCCGGACCGATCCGACATGATCCGCAAGACCGCTCTTCTGACCAGCATCGCCGGCCTGATGCTGACGGCCGCCCCTGTCCTGGCGCAGGAGGCGATGACACCGCCCGCCCCCACTTCGCCCCAGACCCAGCCCGCTCCGGCTCAGACGCCGCCGGCCCCCGCCGCAGCCGCGCCCGCTGCCCAGCCCGCCACGCTGCAACTGCAACCCGGCTCGGACGTGAAGGGTTCTGATGGGACCGTGCTCGGCAAGTTGGAAGGCGCGCGCAACAATGACGCGGGCGCACAGGAACTGACCGTGCGTGGCGCGGATGGCCAGCTCAAGGGCGTGCCGCTGGGCGGTCTGCGTCAGGACGGCGCCGGCGTCGTGGTCGGCTGGACCTCGACCGAGTTCACGGCCGCCCCGGCCATCGCCGAGGACGCGGCCCCGACCGAAACCACGACACCGCCGGCGACCGAAGAACCGGCCTCTGACGACGCCGAGACCGAGACGGCCGAACCGGCTCCGACCGAGCCTCAGTAAGGTTTCCCGACCGGCATAGCAAAAAGGGGCGGTCCCGACAGGACCGCCCCTTCTTCATGCTCTGATCCTGAGAAGGATCAGGCGCGGCGTTTGACCAGGCCCAGCAGGAACAGCAGCAGGACGGCACCGCCGAACGCCACCAGCAGGGTGATCAGGTTGAAGCCGCCGACGGGGATGCCGAGCAAATTCTGAGCGATGAAACCGCCGATCAGTGCGCCGACGACGCCGACGATCAGGTTGGTGACCAGGCCGTGGCTACGACCCATGACCTTTTCCGCGAGCCAGCCGGCGACGATGCCGATGACAATCCATCCGATAATTCCGAGACCCATTGTGGTGACCCTTCCAAGTCAAGCTTTCGATGGGCCTGTAATGCGTCGCCACCTTTCGGGTTGCGTCCCGGCCTGTCGAAATGCCGCAGGGCTGCCGAATCCGTTCGTCGAACGCTGCAACTCCCTCCCCAAGCGAAACCGGCATGTCGCTTGCGGCTGGTAAGGCGAGCCGTCCCGTCTTGGGACACTCCATCAGAATGGGGAAATGGGGCCATGGCCACCGATATCGATCTTCACCTGGGCCGCCGCCTGCGTCGTCGCCGTCGTCTGCTGGGCCTGACCCAGCAACAGCTCGCGCTCCAGGTCGGCATCCGCTTCCAGCAGATCCAGAAGTACGAGTGCGGCGCCAACCGGATCTCGGCCGCCCGCCTGTGGCAGCTGGCCGAGGCGCTGGAATCGCCGGTCAACTATTTCTACGACGGCCTGACCGAGGCCATGGAACGCAAGGAGGCCGCCGGGGCCAACGGCGGCGAGATGTTTTCCAGGAAGGAAACCCTCGACCTGATCCAGGCCTACTACCAGCTCGGCGAGCGCCCGCGCCGCCGCCTGCTGGACCTGGCCAAGTCGCTGCACGCGGAAGAGCCGGTCGCCTGAGCCCAAGGTTCGAGGGTCGAGGTTTCAGGGTCGAGTAGGTAAGGACATCGGGGCGTGTAGACGCTAGAAGCGTCATTCCCTCGCCCCTAGACCCTCGGCCCTATGACCTCCCTTGAAGCCTTCGCCGTCGACCTGGCGCGCACGGCCGCTGCCGTGACCCTGCCGTTCTTTCGCGGCGAGTATGCGCAGGAGAACAAGGCGGGTCCGGGGGCCTTCGATCCCGTGACCCAGGCCGACAAGGAGGCCGAGGCCGCCATTCGTCAGGCGATCGCCGCCCACTATCCCGACCACGGCGTGATCGGCGAGGAGTATGGTGAGGATCGGCCCGACGCCGAACACGTCTGGATCCTGGACCCCATCGACGGCACCCGCGCCTTCATCGCCGGCCTGCCACTGTGGACCACATTGATCGGGCTGCGCGTTCAGGGGACACCCAGCGTCGGCGTGATCGCACAGCCCTATCTCGATGAAGTCTTCCTGGGCGGGCCGTCAGGGGCCGTCCTGATGCGCGGGGACGCGACCACGCCCCTGCGCACCCGCGCCTGTCCGGCCCTGACCGAGGCAGTCATCGCCACCACCGATCCCGATATCTTCACCGGCTCCGAGCTGGGGGCCTGGACCCAGGTGCGGGCGGCGGCGCGTCTGGCCCGTTATGGGTGCGACGCCTATGCCTATGCGATGGTGGCGGCCGGACGGATCGATCTGGTGGCCGAAGCCGGGCTGAAACTCTGGGACTGGTCGGCCCTGATCCCCGTGGTCGAGGCCGCAGGCGGCGCGGTCACCAACTGGCGCGGCGAGGCGATCGACGGCACGGGTCAGATCCTGGCCGTCGGCGACACGGCCATTCGGGAACAGGCGCTGGTGACGCTGAAGCGCGCGGCGCTTTAGGGGCTAGGGGCTAGGGCAAGGGACCCGGCTTGGCCACAGCGGCCCTGTTCATTAGATCGGGAACGCGCTTCATTCACCTCGTCCCTGACCCCTCGCACCTCGCACCTCCCCATGTCTCACCGCATCATCCTGTTTCGCGGCATGAACACCGGCGGGGTCCGTGCGCCGGTCGCCGAACA
Encoded proteins:
- a CDS encoding GlsB/YeaQ/YmgE family stress response membrane protein, which produces MGLGIIGWIVIGIVAGWLAEKVMGRSHGLVTNLIVGVVGALIGGFIAQNLLGIPVGGFNLITLLVAFGGAVLLLFLLGLVKRRA
- the cysD gene encoding sulfate adenylyltransferase subunit CysD, translating into MTMSRPVAACREPAVPSLTHLQRLEAESLHILREVVAEAERPVMLYSIGKDSAVMLHLAAKAFYPAPPPFPLLHVDTTWKFRDMYAMREASAARYGMELLVHRNPDAVARNINPFDHGSAMHTDLWKTEGLKQALDLYGFDAAFGGARRDEEKSRAKERIFSFRSAQHRWDPKAQRPELWKLYNARKNPGESIRVFPISNWTELDVWQYIHLENIPIVPLYYAARRPVVERDGMLIIVDDDRMPLWPGETPELRSVRFRTLGCYPLTGAVESTADTLPAIIQEMLLTTTSERQGRAIDHDQAASMEKKKQEGYF
- a CDS encoding helix-turn-helix transcriptional regulator codes for the protein MATDIDLHLGRRLRRRRRLLGLTQQQLALQVGIRFQQIQKYECGANRISAARLWQLAEALESPVNYFYDGLTEAMERKEAAGANGGEMFSRKETLDLIQAYYQLGERPRRRLLDLAKSLHAEEPVA
- a CDS encoding phosphatidylglycerol lysyltransferase domain-containing protein → MAKSRYQTAMSSPRRRPGILIRLLALGREASPQAFGVVVFGAGALTLISAVTPAFSNRLSIVRETFSPFLIDISHFAASVIGFLLLLLAAGLWRRRRGAYWLALGAMLAGAVFTMLKGLNWEEALQLVAVAALLTPCKPAFDRRSRLVEPLRPGWLLLVVTAVVAMVWLGFFAYRDVAYTDELWWTFLSDSEASGFLRAAAVLSILTLLIAAVSLLAAPGSGRRRLPDAQDRARALTALAEAAQSPLHRAAPEAWLAALGDKALLFSPSGRSFLSYRVRGRRWIAMGEPAGLKSERLDLLWAFAELADSYGGAPVFYSVGEGLLADLATMGLAVRKVGETAVVEVAAFTLEGKPRQNLRTAVNRAEREGASFAVLPPGSASGIGEELRAVSDAWLAEHNGEEKAFSLGRFDPDYLDLTPLAVVRQTVEQSSRIVAFANLLPGAGEAREVAIDLMRHVPDAPPGIMDYLFIRAIQWAGAEGYAAFDLGMAPLAGLEDRRGAPVFGRVGALVFEEGGALYGFQGLRAYKSKFFPDWRPRFIAAPAATPLALALLDVALLTSGGWLGLLGVRRRR
- a CDS encoding superoxide dismutase, which gives rise to MIRKTALLTSIAGLMLTAAPVLAQEAMTPPAPTSPQTQPAPAQTPPAPAAAAPAAQPATLQLQPGSDVKGSDGTVLGKLEGARNNDAGAQELTVRGADGQLKGVPLGGLRQDGAGVVVGWTSTEFTAAPAIAEDAAPTETTTPPATEEPASDDAETETAEPAPTEPQ
- the hisN gene encoding histidinol-phosphatase, whose translation is MTSLEAFAVDLARTAAAVTLPFFRGEYAQENKAGPGAFDPVTQADKEAEAAIRQAIAAHYPDHGVIGEEYGEDRPDAEHVWILDPIDGTRAFIAGLPLWTTLIGLRVQGTPSVGVIAQPYLDEVFLGGPSGAVLMRGDATTPLRTRACPALTEAVIATTDPDIFTGSELGAWTQVRAAARLARYGCDAYAYAMVAAGRIDLVAEAGLKLWDWSALIPVVEAAGGAVTNWRGEAIDGTGQILAVGDTAIREQALVTLKRAAL